In Rhodovulum sulfidophilum DSM 1374, the following are encoded in one genomic region:
- a CDS encoding FtsX-like permease family protein, with the protein MIRTAITALLSHWRRHPLQLAGLFLGLALATALWSGVQAINAEARQSYDRAAAVLAQDRLDSLVARDGQHIGQQVFLDLRRAGWLVSPVLEGRWSHRGVPLRILGVDPFTLPAGSLPEAVADESRSGAFLSAEGLAFAAPQTVEELTRIGAPGLPPLAAAPGMAPGLLLVDIGTAQRLLRAGGEISRLLLAPEQPLRQRPLDEIAPGLIRQSPAEQADMGALTGSFHLNLTAFGFLSFAVGLFIVHSAIGLAFEQRRPVFRTLRALGLPLRLLVGLLAAEIMGFALIAGLAGIALGYVIAAALLPDVAATLRGLYGASVSGSLSLRPEWAVAGLGMALAGAGIAAAQSLWRLSRMPVLAPAQPRAWSRASARSLAWQTALAGLLALIALGAAVRGEGLVGGFVLLGALLLAAALALPGALAVALALGERLSKGVIAQWFWADTRQQLPGLSLALMALLLALSANIGVGTMVSSFRLAFTAWLDQRLPSELYVTGRTEEEARRLAEWLAPRTEALLPIWKIDGPLLGRPGEVYGVADHRTYPDNWPMIRGDASVWKSLARGKGVIVNEQLWRRAGLQLGDPVTLPGGATRPLIGVYADYGNTKGQAILGIADLLALYPGIDRRRYAIRTDPANVAALRSAIEDDFGLPADNMISQQEVKQVSLMVFERTFAVTAALNVLTMGVAGFAMFMSLLTLSTMRLPQLAPVWALGLTRGRLARLELLRAVLLALLTMALAVPVGLLLAWVLLSVINVEAFGWRLPMQLFPKDWLWLGALALIAAGLAAAWPAWRLARLAPVHLLKVFADER; encoded by the coding sequence ATGATCCGGACCGCCATTACCGCGCTTCTGTCGCATTGGCGACGCCACCCGCTGCAACTGGCCGGGCTCTTCCTCGGGCTGGCGCTGGCGACCGCGCTCTGGTCGGGGGTGCAGGCGATCAATGCCGAGGCGCGGCAAAGCTATGACCGCGCCGCGGCGGTGCTGGCGCAGGACCGGCTGGACAGCCTCGTCGCCCGCGACGGGCAGCATATCGGCCAGCAGGTCTTTCTCGACCTGCGCCGGGCGGGCTGGCTGGTTTCGCCGGTGCTCGAAGGGCGGTGGTCGCATCGGGGCGTGCCGCTGCGCATTCTCGGGGTCGATCCCTTCACCCTGCCCGCGGGCAGCCTGCCCGAAGCCGTCGCCGATGAAAGCCGCTCGGGGGCGTTCCTTTCGGCCGAGGGCCTTGCCTTCGCCGCCCCCCAGACCGTCGAGGAGCTGACCCGGATCGGCGCGCCCGGCCTGCCACCGCTGGCCGCGGCCCCGGGGATGGCGCCGGGCCTGCTTCTGGTCGATATCGGCACCGCCCAGCGGCTTTTGCGGGCCGGGGGCGAGATCAGCCGCCTGCTGCTTGCGCCCGAACAGCCGTTGCGCCAGCGGCCGCTTGACGAGATCGCGCCCGGGCTTATCCGCCAGAGCCCGGCCGAGCAGGCCGATATGGGCGCACTGACCGGCAGCTTTCATCTCAACCTGACCGCCTTCGGCTTCCTGTCCTTCGCGGTCGGGCTGTTCATCGTCCATTCCGCCATCGGCCTCGCCTTCGAACAGCGCCGCCCGGTCTTCCGCACGCTTCGCGCGCTCGGCCTGCCGCTGCGCCTGCTGGTGGGGCTGCTCGCGGCCGAGATCATGGGCTTTGCCCTGATCGCCGGACTGGCGGGCATCGCGCTTGGCTATGTCATCGCCGCGGCGCTCCTGCCCGATGTGGCGGCGACGCTGCGCGGGCTTTACGGCGCAAGCGTCTCCGGCAGCCTGTCGCTGCGCCCCGAATGGGCCGTCGCGGGGCTTGGCATGGCGCTGGCCGGGGCCGGGATCGCGGCGGCGCAAAGCCTCTGGAGACTGTCGCGGATGCCGGTTCTGGCCCCTGCCCAGCCCCGCGCCTGGAGCCGCGCCTCGGCCCGCAGCCTCGCCTGGCAGACCGCGCTTGCCGGGCTGCTTGCGCTGATCGCGCTGGGGGCAGCCGTCAGGGGCGAGGGGCTGGTGGGCGGTTTCGTCCTGCTGGGGGCGCTTTTGCTGGCCGCGGCGCTGGCGCTTCCGGGCGCGCTGGCCGTGGCCCTGGCCCTGGGCGAGCGGCTGTCGAAAGGCGTGATCGCCCAGTGGTTCTGGGCCGATACCCGACAGCAGCTTCCGGGCCTGTCGCTGGCGCTGATGGCCTTGCTGCTGGCGCTTTCGGCCAATATCGGCGTCGGCACCATGGTCTCGAGCTTCCGGCTGGCCTTCACCGCCTGGCTCGACCAGCGGCTGCCCTCCGAGCTTTACGTCACCGGCCGGACCGAGGAGGAGGCCCGGCGCCTGGCCGAGTGGCTGGCCCCCCGTACCGAGGCGCTGCTGCCGATCTGGAAGATCGACGGCCCCCTGCTCGGCCGTCCGGGCGAGGTTTACGGCGTTGCCGATCACCGCACCTATCCCGACAACTGGCCGATGATCCGGGGCGATGCCTCGGTCTGGAAAAGCCTTGCCCGGGGCAAGGGCGTCATCGTCAACGAACAGCTCTGGCGCCGCGCCGGTCTGCAGCTCGGCGATCCGGTGACGCTTCCGGGCGGCGCGACCCGGCCGCTGATCGGGGTCTATGCCGATTACGGCAACACCAAGGGTCAGGCGATCCTCGGCATCGCCGATCTGCTGGCGCTTTATCCCGGGATCGACCGCCGCCGCTATGCCATCCGCACCGATCCGGCCAATGTGGCCGCCCTTCGCAGCGCCATCGAGGACGATTTCGGCCTGCCCGCCGACAACATGATCTCGCAACAGGAGGTCAAGCAGGTCTCGCTGATGGTGTTCGAGCGCACCTTCGCCGTCACCGCCGCGCTGAACGTGCTGACCATGGGGGTCGCGGGCTTTGCGATGTTCATGAGCCTGCTCACGCTCTCGACCATGCGCCTGCCGCAGCTGGCCCCGGTCTGGGCGCTGGGACTGACCCGCGGCCGCCTCGCCCGGCTGGAGCTGCTGCGCGCGGTGCTGCTGGCGCTGCTGACCATGGCGCTGGCGGTGCCGGTCGGGCTGCTTCTGGCCTGGGTGCTGCTGTCGGTGATCAATGTCGAGGCCTTCGGCTGGCGCCTGCCGATGCAGCTTTTCCCCAAGGACTGGCTCTGGCTCGGCGCGCTGGCACTGATCGCGGCGGGGCTGGCCG
- a CDS encoding ABC transporter ATP-binding protein, with the protein MLLSLSDIGKGYETGGARVEVLGGVDLALAPGETVALTGESGSGKSTLLHLCAGLDRADRGRIEVAGQDLTHASELRLAALRRETVGLVFQQFNLIPSLDVAANLAFQARLAGRHDPDRAAKLADRLGLSGLLSRYPEQLSGGQQQRVAIGRALAIRPALLLADEPTGNLDEATGDAVMELMLELVAEAGAGLLMVTHSPRLAARLGRRVHLAGGRLAA; encoded by the coding sequence ATGCTCTTATCACTTTCCGACATCGGCAAGGGCTACGAGACCGGGGGCGCCCGGGTCGAGGTTCTGGGCGGTGTCGATCTCGCGCTCGCCCCCGGCGAGACGGTTGCGCTGACCGGCGAATCCGGTTCCGGCAAAAGCACGCTTCTGCACCTCTGCGCCGGGCTCGACCGCGCCGATCGCGGCCGGATCGAGGTTGCCGGGCAGGATCTGACCCACGCTTCCGAGCTCCGCCTCGCCGCGCTCCGGCGCGAGACGGTGGGGCTGGTCTTCCAGCAGTTCAACCTGATCCCCTCGCTCGACGTGGCGGCGAACCTCGCCTTCCAGGCCCGGCTGGCGGGCCGTCACGATCCGGACCGGGCCGCGAAACTGGCCGACAGGCTCGGTCTGTCGGGGCTGCTGTCGCGCTATCCCGAACAGCTTTCGGGCGGCCAGCAGCAACGCGTGGCCATCGGCCGGGCGCTGGCGATCCGGCCCGCTCTGCTACTGGCCGACGAGCCCACCGGCAATCTCGACGAAGCCACCGGCGACGCGGTGATGGAGCTGATGCTCGAACTGGTGGCCGAGGCGGGCGCGGGGCTTCTGATGGTCACGCATTCGCCCCGGCTCGCCGCGCGGCTGGGGCGGCGCGTGCATCTTGCGGGCGGGCGGCTCGCGGCATGA
- a CDS encoding YgaP family membrane protein: MTLDRAVMMFAGCMILLSLGLGTWVSPLWYLLTAFVGLNMMQASVTGFCPAAILFRRLGIRPGTVFD, from the coding sequence ATGACCCTCGACCGCGCCGTGATGATGTTCGCGGGCTGCATGATCCTTCTGTCGCTTGGCCTCGGCACCTGGGTCTCGCCCCTCTGGTACCTGCTGACCGCCTTTGTCGGCCTGAACATGATGCAGGCCTCGGTGACGGGCTTCTGCCCCGCCGCGATCCTGTTCAGGCGGCTCGGGATCCGACCCGGCACCGTCTTCGACTGA
- a CDS encoding metal/formaldehyde-sensitive transcriptional repressor → MSHLTKDKPKLLARVRRLKGQIEAIERAIEAEKDCGAILQLVASVRGATAGLTQELIEDHLRHHVILVEDETGREQGGAELASVLRTYLK, encoded by the coding sequence ATGTCGCATCTTACCAAGGACAAGCCGAAGCTCCTGGCGCGTGTGCGCCGTCTGAAGGGGCAGATCGAGGCGATCGAGCGGGCCATCGAGGCCGAGAAGGATTGCGGTGCGATCCTGCAACTCGTGGCCTCCGTGCGTGGTGCCACCGCCGGGCTGACCCAGGAACTGATCGAGGATCACCTGCGCCATCACGTCATTCTGGTCGAGGACGAGACCGGTCGTGAACAGGGCGGCGCGGAACTCGCCTCGGTTCTTCGCACCTATCTGAAATAG
- the dmeF gene encoding CDF family Co(II)/Ni(II) efflux transporter DmeF yields the protein MHDHAPSDSSHPPRNDTGEAAALCHPRGPGGPDHVFLGADHDRNARRTWLVIGITATMMVIEIAAGTVFGSMALLADGWHMATHAAALSIAALSYMFARRHAHDPRFTFGTGKLGDLAAFGSAVVLGLVALLIGWESLVRLVHPVGIHFGEAILVAIVGLAVNIGSAVLLHQGPHAHGPHGHDHDHGHGHGAHADADHHSHGHAHHHEVDNNLRAAYLHVLADALTSVLAIAALVAGRAFGWVWLDPVIGLLGALLIARWSFGLMRDSGGVLVDFLPRSETLPQKIREAIETDGARVVDLHVWQLGPGHRGAIVAISDADPRPAAEYRGRLAHLGRLSHVTIEVEAV from the coding sequence ATGCATGACCACGCCCCCTCCGACAGCTCTCACCCTCCCCGCAACGACACCGGCGAGGCAGCAGCGCTTTGCCATCCGCGCGGTCCCGGCGGGCCCGACCATGTGTTCCTCGGGGCCGATCACGACCGCAATGCGCGGCGGACCTGGCTGGTGATCGGCATCACCGCGACGATGATGGTGATCGAGATCGCGGCGGGCACGGTCTTCGGCTCGATGGCGCTGCTGGCCGATGGCTGGCACATGGCCACCCATGCCGCGGCGCTGTCCATTGCCGCGCTGTCCTACATGTTCGCCCGCCGTCACGCCCATGATCCGCGCTTCACCTTCGGCACCGGCAAGCTGGGCGACCTGGCGGCCTTCGGCAGTGCGGTGGTGCTGGGCCTGGTCGCGCTTCTGATCGGCTGGGAGAGCCTCGTCCGGCTGGTGCATCCGGTCGGCATCCATTTCGGCGAGGCGATCCTCGTGGCCATTGTCGGTCTCGCGGTCAATATCGGCAGCGCGGTGCTGCTGCATCAGGGGCCGCACGCGCATGGTCCTCACGGGCACGACCACGACCACGGCCACGGGCACGGCGCGCATGCCGATGCCGACCATCACTCTCACGGACATGCCCACCACCACGAGGTCGATAACAACCTGCGCGCCGCCTATCTGCATGTGCTGGCCGATGCGCTGACCTCGGTTCTGGCCATCGCGGCGCTGGTCGCGGGGCGCGCCTTCGGCTGGGTGTGGCTCGACCCGGTCATCGGGCTGCTGGGCGCGCTGCTGATCGCGCGTTGGTCCTTCGGGCTGATGCGCGATTCTGGCGGGGTGCTGGTCGATTTCTTGCCGCGGTCCGAAACCCTGCCGCAGAAGATCCGTGAGGCCATCGAGACCGACGGCGCCCGGGTGGTCGACCTGCATGTCTGGCAGCTCGGTCCCGGCCATCGCGGCGCCATCGTCGCGATCTCGGATGCCGATCCGCGCCCGGCCGCCGAATATCGCGGACGGCTGGCGCATCTGGGCCGCCTCTCGCATGTCACGATCGAGGTCGAGGCGGTCTGA